In the Helianthus annuus cultivar XRQ/B chromosome 11, HanXRQr2.0-SUNRISE, whole genome shotgun sequence genome, one interval contains:
- the LOC110890275 gene encoding stemmadenine O-acetyltransferase produces MKWLFAAHKATLRVLNSQRFHLHGGSYPRFFFDTLNPIKSYHLQCSFLSSGRYYSTSGITESAYRLRDVNKIEKGAKNVDLEIISRETIKPTSPTPNNLRTFKLSILDQYMFDIYTPMIVFFPNTDNTSVKDVVTKRSKHLKETLAKILTRFYPFAGKVKDNLQIECNDEGIYYIEARVNQKLNDFICHPDDEKVRELIPESPCTVESSIGNYVIGIQVNFFLCGGIGISTTLSHKIFDGQTYYMFMKAWAAAARGSVETISPSFVASEMFPNNPCLEYSAPSKLLATERLCTKRFVFDSKALALLKNQPVVSKSSIHPPTRMEATSALVWKSVAKAASQVRPFGLESPHFLLTSVNFRKRASPPLPNDTIGNLLDGAVAVCFPERHLELPTLMGDLRESVAKINSHHIESMKGEKGHETFKEISRISNQLMDVIREGDCIVASSLLNSGIYDLNFGWGKPIWFYAMNAGLARLVHLNETLKGDGVEAIVTLSPNEMEIFEHDPEVLSYATVNPSPLRFLNH; encoded by the exons ATGAAGTGGTTATTCGCAGCCCATAAAGCAACCTTACGTGTCCTTAATTCGCAGCGATTTCATCTTCATGGAGGTTCTTATCCTCGGTTTTTCTTCGACACTTTGAACCCCATCAAATCCTATCATCTACAGTGCTCATTCTTGTCATCAGGTCGATATTATAGCACCTCGGGAATTACTGAATCCGCATACAG GTTGCGGGATGTTAACAAGATTGAAAAGGGTGCTAAGAATGTTGATCTTGAAATAATTTCAAGAGAAACCATCAAACCAACTTCTCCTACTCCAAATAATCTAAGAACCTTCAAACTATCCATTCTAGACCAATATATGTTCGACATATACACCCCTATGATCGTATTTTTTCCTAACACCGACAACACTAGTGTTAAGGATGTAGTAACCAAAAGATCAAAACATCTTAAGGAGACTTTAGCTAAGATTCTTACTCGATTCTACCCTTTTGCTGGAAAAGTTAAGGACAACTTGCAAATCGAGTGCAACGATGAAGGAATCTATTACATAGAGGCTAGAGTCAATCAGAAGCTCAACGATTTTATATGTCATCCGGATGATGAAAAAGTGAGAGAGTTGATACCTGAAAGCCCTTGCACCGTAGAATCCTCAATTGGAAATTATGTAATTGGTATTCAG GTGAACTTTTTCCTTTGTGGTGGGATTGGGATTTCCACAACCTTGTCACACAAGATTTTTGATGGACAAACATATTACATGTTTATGAAAGCATGGGCTGCGGCTGCTAGAGGTTCCGTAGAAACAATTTCGCCAAGTTTTGTCGCTTCGGAGATGTTTCCTAACAATCCTTGTTTGGAATACTCAGCGCCTTCCAAGTTACTAGCAACCGAAAGGCTTTGTACGAAAAGATTTGTATTTGATTCAAAGGCTTTGGCATTGCTCAAGAACCAACCGGTTGTCAGCAAGAGCTCAATACATCCACCAACTCGCATGGAGGCCACAAGTGCTTTAGTATGGAAAAGTGTTGCAAAAGCAGCATCCCAAGTAAGACCATTTGGTCTAGAGTCACCTCATTTTTTGCTCACATCGGTTAACTTTCGAAAAAGGGCATCGCCCCCTTTGCCTAACGACACAATTGGAAACCTTCTTGATGGAGCTGTTGCGGTATGCTTCCCCGAGAGGCATCTGGAGTTACCAACCCTGATGGGTGATTTAAGAGAATCAGTAGCAAAAATCAACTCGCATCACATCGAGTCCATGAAAGGGGAAAAGGGACATGAGACATTCAAGGAGATATCGAGAATATCAAATCAGTTGATGGATGTGATAAGGGAAGGTGATTGCATTGTGGCTTCGAGCCTGTTGAATAGTGGAATTTATGACTTAAATTTTGGATGGGGAAAGCCGATATGGTTTTATGCTATGAATGCAGGACTTGCTAGGTTAGTGCATTTGAATGAAACACTAAAAGGTGATGGTGTTGAAGCTATAGTCACACTGAGTCCAAATGAAATGGAGATATTCGAGCATGATCCTGAGGTCCTGTCTTATGCTACTGTCAACCCAAGTCCTCTTCGTTTTCTAAACCACTGA